A region of the Candidatus Latescibacter sp. genome:
GCCAGGGAAATGGCGCTGGCCATGCTTAGATATGATTCAGCCGCATTCGGAGAAAATATACTGTATCTCTTTGAGGGCATTTTCAATGGAATCGGAAGCATGTACGGCGTTCTGGGTGATGCTTCTCCCATAAAGCCTTCGAATCGTTCCCTCGGCTGCTTTCTGAGGATCGGTATCGCCGACAACGCTCCGTACATACTGCAAACAGTCTTCACGCTCCAGAACCATCTCGACTATCGGACCGTGGGTCATGAAATCTACCAGAGGATGGAAAAACGGTCTTCCGTTATGGATATCATAGAATCCTTCCGCGCGCTCCCTGGTCAGAATCTCCATCTTCATATCCTTTATCAACAGCCCTTTTTCTTCAAGTAAAGAGATTACCTTTCCGATTTTATGATCTTCCACCACATTCGGCTTGATCAAAAGCAGCGTCTGTTCCATTGCAACTCCTTCCGAGACCTAAAAATTATTTTTTAACATGATTCACAAGATTCTATAAGATTTTACCTCATTTTACCTCTTATCTTTTGCTCTATTCTTGTTAATCTTGTTAATCCTGTCTAAATTTTTTCTTTTTTCTTTCAGACCGATTTATAGATTTCATCGGCCACGAACAGTTCGACAATTGCAGGGTCCAGTTTTCCGGTTTTCGCCTCAGTCTGGAGAACTTTCAAGGCTGTTTCCAGCGACATCGGGGGTTTGTAAGGCCGATCCTTGGCTGTCAATGCCTCGAATATATCCGCCACTGCAATGATTCTTGACTGGAGCGGTATCTCCTCCCCCTTCAGTCCCTTCGGATACCCTGTTCCGTTCAGCATTTCATGATGAGCCGCGGCATACCGGGGAATGTTACTGAGCTCTTCGGTAAAGGGAAGTTTTTCGAGAATGGTAAGTGTATGGTGAACATGGCTCTGGATTTCTCCGCGTTCTTTTTCTGTCAAATTACCCTTTCTCACCAGGAGATGTTCCAACTCGAACGGTTCAAGGCAAGGACATTCCCTGCCTTCGATGCTGCAATACTTTTTGGCGCCGATACGCTGGAGGCGTTCATATTCTTCCTCCGGGTAAAAACCGGGTTTGTTCATGCGGAGTATGAGGTCAATGTCGGAATCGATCTCAATTATTTCACGTTCGGATTCATTTTCAATTAATTCCCGTTCCTTCGATGACAGGCCGCCCGAATTTATCAGTTCCAGTTTGCGGAGGTTGGCCCG
Encoded here:
- the ndk gene encoding nucleoside-diphosphate kinase; the protein is MEQTLLLIKPNVVEDHKIGKVISLLEEKGLLIKDMKMEILTRERAEGFYDIHNGRPFFHPLVDFMTHGPIVEMVLEREDCLQYVRSVVGDTDPQKAAEGTIRRLYGRSITQNAVHASDSIENALKEIQYIFSECG